In one Rhodoflexus caldus genomic region, the following are encoded:
- a CDS encoding TRL-like family protein: MFKTIKTILSLLATAAVMSGCALTLPVNATSNTIGSKVGTAKATGYFGVLFFDADASIRTAAKNGGITKISTVDIKHTSVLNIIVTYETIRPFGW, encoded by the coding sequence ATGTTTAAAACAATCAAAACAATCTTATCCCTATTGGCCACTGCTGCCGTGATGTCCGGTTGCGCACTGACTTTGCCTGTTAATGCAACAAGCAACACCATAGGCAGCAAAGTAGGTACCGCAAAAGCAACGGGTTATTTTGGTGTACTGTTTTTTGATGCTGATGCCAGTATCAGAACGGCTGCTAAAAATGGCGGTATTACCAAAATTTCAACTGTTGACATCAAACACACAAGCGTACTGAACATTATCGTTACTTACGAAACTATTAGACCTTTTGGTTGGTGA
- a CDS encoding ligand-binding sensor domain-containing protein — protein MKSYILPTVALSLLLYFLSSTELWAQTPPKFHRLTTADGLPSNGITAIFEDKTGFLWIGTDAGLARYDGKNMQIFQHQPDNKNSIADNTIYKITQDGKGNMWILTGTHLNQYDPVLQQWKYYPRLSPYGMLEQAILFADHDGNIWWLKKNEVSRDSVSIAYVYQSYRVKTGEIKDYVCRFSLPKQDTSKKQNVYPNLLEYKGELYAAGGFMKYDKARDTFVQIYAGEGLPYNLRTFAMTHDEYGNVYYFGAERGREIWHYDLNNHKIQLVANSPLQKDIPFPNRHYMQSAGTTFAALYDNLSRRIWLASFGGLVEIDLEKKRHFLHTPNDFDNFSLPNPQVVALFRDTNGNIWAGTSNGLAYFPSRPQFFHEYPRILENKIPLSNSNLTGFAEDNQKRIWVATAKHISYWNKTDYDTLPLPPPKEPVFNKSIKNMSNIRSIAFLENTIYAGTWGAGIYKINPDNRKAEYLSPALLNEDKEDKLEIEKPLSQSLPFIRQAKTDEAGNLWAIDWGIGLDLLRYNPRTQTFRRYLVDRSNKNCFADTSGVAGGQLMSFAISPERIYVGSEVSGLYQFDRKKLCFERRYSYDAANPKSISSNKVITVFVSKAGEVWAGTENGLNRLKKDGTFERFQNFPNNYIVAIEEDNKGFLWIATQNGLCRFNPRDGKYIYYNEHNGLQSGGFNDNAIFKSSSGEIYVGGANGFNYFHPDSVIARQKQTAPRVVLTHLKVMNKEYVSQDTALEFHKAITLAHDENDLQLTFAALDLSAPANNRYQYRLILKNDGWFNLFSRPDTTWISMGNNNLLNLPRVSFGEYVLEVRASAAPDIWSSGEQMLRLYLTVCPPFYAAKAFVFGAALLLAGGIFAAVRYRERKKRKELEQRNLQLQREVDKATAELREKNEELAKQKEEISAQAEELKTQNELIEKQRQELADLRTSQSHDTKNNYQRLIELIKEEIKYQTDPKAIESLEKIATVASIRAHLSRRIYEEQKKDATYRYDLPTYINEIIYELSSIAAGSNFDELQWSTSVENMQLQPKEMSGLERIMNELYHNAEKYLRNLPYAPHIHIAIKKTDTGWMFTYQDNGSGYPEAVLQKGASALADLYRTSGDLYGEMRIANNNGAYFELIVNNSTDNKQKRQQPQQA, from the coding sequence ATGAAAAGTTATATTTTACCCACAGTCGCACTTTCTCTGCTGTTGTACTTTTTAAGCAGTACGGAGCTATGGGCACAAACCCCGCCCAAATTCCACCGCCTCACCACCGCCGACGGGCTGCCCAGCAATGGTATTACTGCCATATTTGAGGATAAAACAGGTTTTCTATGGATTGGTACGGACGCAGGGCTGGCACGCTACGACGGCAAAAATATGCAGATTTTTCAGCATCAGCCTGACAATAAAAATTCCATTGCCGACAATACTATCTACAAAATCACTCAGGACGGAAAAGGCAATATGTGGATATTAACCGGTACCCACTTGAACCAATATGACCCCGTTTTACAGCAGTGGAAATATTACCCTCGTCTCAGTCCTTATGGAATGCTGGAACAAGCCATTTTATTTGCTGACCACGATGGCAATATTTGGTGGCTTAAAAAAAATGAGGTGAGTAGAGACAGTGTATCCATTGCTTATGTTTACCAATCCTACCGCGTCAAAACGGGTGAAATAAAGGACTATGTTTGTCGTTTCAGCCTGCCCAAACAAGACACGAGCAAAAAACAAAACGTTTATCCGAACCTATTGGAGTACAAAGGAGAACTCTACGCTGCAGGGGGCTTTATGAAATACGACAAAGCCCGCGATACCTTCGTGCAAATCTATGCAGGCGAAGGACTGCCTTACAACTTACGTACCTTTGCCATGACCCACGATGAGTATGGCAATGTTTATTATTTTGGTGCAGAAAGAGGTCGTGAAATCTGGCACTATGACCTTAATAATCACAAAATACAATTAGTTGCCAATAGTCCTCTTCAAAAGGATATTCCTTTTCCAAACAGGCACTATATGCAGAGTGCAGGCACGACATTTGCCGCGCTGTATGATAACCTATCCCGCAGGATATGGCTGGCAAGTTTCGGCGGCTTGGTAGAAATAGACCTTGAAAAGAAGCGCCATTTTCTTCATACCCCTAACGATTTTGATAATTTTTCTCTTCCCAACCCCCAAGTTGTTGCTTTGTTCCGCGATACGAACGGGAATATATGGGCAGGTACTTCTAACGGATTAGCCTACTTTCCTTCGCGTCCGCAGTTTTTTCATGAGTACCCGCGCATATTAGAAAACAAAATCCCACTTTCTAATTCCAACTTAACAGGCTTTGCTGAGGACAATCAAAAACGCATTTGGGTAGCTACCGCAAAGCATATCTCTTATTGGAACAAAACCGATTATGATACCCTACCTCTTCCGCCGCCGAAAGAACCGGTTTTCAATAAGTCAATCAAAAACATGTCAAACATACGCAGTATAGCCTTTTTGGAAAATACCATATACGCAGGCACTTGGGGCGCAGGCATCTATAAAATTAATCCCGACAACAGAAAAGCCGAGTATCTATCGCCCGCCCTGCTTAACGAAGACAAGGAGGATAAATTAGAAATTGAGAAGCCATTAAGTCAATCACTGCCTTTTATTAGGCAAGCCAAAACAGATGAAGCAGGCAATCTTTGGGCAATAGATTGGGGGATAGGTTTAGACCTTTTGCGCTACAACCCGCGCACGCAAACATTCAGACGGTATCTGGTTGATAGATCTAACAAGAATTGTTTTGCCGACACAAGCGGCGTAGCAGGCGGGCAGTTGATGAGTTTTGCCATCAGCCCCGAAAGAATATATGTAGGTTCGGAGGTAAGCGGGCTGTATCAGTTTGACCGAAAAAAACTTTGCTTTGAGCGGCGTTACAGTTACGATGCCGCCAACCCTAAATCTATTTCCAGCAACAAAGTAATTACGGTATTTGTCAGCAAGGCAGGAGAAGTTTGGGCAGGCACGGAAAACGGACTCAATCGCCTGAAAAAAGACGGCACCTTTGAGCGCTTCCAAAACTTCCCGAACAATTACATTGTCGCCATTGAAGAAGACAACAAAGGCTTTTTGTGGATAGCTACACAAAACGGACTTTGTAGATTCAATCCACGAGACGGAAAATACATTTACTACAACGAACACAACGGGCTGCAAAGCGGCGGCTTTAATGATAACGCCATTTTCAAAAGCAGCAGCGGCGAAATTTACGTAGGCGGCGCCAACGGTTTTAACTACTTCCATCCCGACAGTGTTATTGCCCGACAAAAGCAAACCGCGCCGCGCGTGGTGCTCACCCACTTGAAAGTGATGAACAAGGAATATGTGTCGCAAGATACGGCATTAGAGTTTCACAAGGCGATTACATTGGCACACGACGAAAACGACCTGCAACTCACCTTTGCGGCTTTGGATTTAAGCGCACCTGCCAACAACCGCTATCAGTACAGGCTTATCCTGAAAAACGACGGCTGGTTTAACCTGTTCAGCCGCCCCGATACAACATGGATAAGCATGGGTAACAATAACCTGCTCAACCTGCCCCGCGTGAGTTTCGGCGAGTATGTGCTGGAAGTGCGCGCCTCTGCCGCCCCCGACATCTGGAGCAGCGGCGAGCAAATGCTCCGCTTGTACTTAACCGTTTGCCCACCTTTTTATGCCGCCAAAGCCTTTGTTTTCGGAGCGGCGCTCTTGCTGGCAGGCGGCATTTTTGCCGCCGTGCGATACCGCGAAAGAAAAAAACGCAAAGAGCTTGAACAACGCAACCTTCAGTTACAACGAGAAGTGGATAAGGCTACCGCCGAATTGAGAGAAAAAAACGAAGAACTGGCAAAGCAAAAAGAAGAAATCAGTGCGCAGGCGGAAGAGCTTAAAACCCAAAATGAACTCATTGAAAAGCAGCGGCAAGAACTGGCAGACCTACGGACTTCGCAATCGCACGACACCAAGAATAATTACCAACGCCTTATAGAGCTGATTAAGGAAGAAATAAAGTACCAAACCGACCCTAAAGCTATAGAATCGCTTGAAAAAATTGCTACTGTCGCTTCTATTCGTGCTCACTTGTCGCGCAGAATTTATGAGGAACAAAAAAAAGATGCTACCTATCGGTACGACCTGCCTACCTACATTAATGAAATCATCTACGAACTTAGTAGCATTGCCGCCGGCAGCAATTTTGATGAGTTGCAATGGAGTACTTCGGTGGAAAATATGCAGTTGCAACCCAAAGAAATGAGCGGTTTGGAACGCATTATGAACGAACTTTACCACAATGCCGAAAAGTATTTGCGAAATTTGCCCTATGCGCCTCATATCCACATTGCCATCAAAAAAACCGATACGGGCTGGATGTTTACTTACCAAGACAATGGCAGCGGCTACCCTGAAGCCGTGCTGCAAAAAGGTGCCAGCGCACTTGCCGACCTGTACCGCACATCCGGCGACCTTTACGGAGAGATGCGTATTGCCAATAACAATGGTGCTTATTTTGAGTTAATTGTTAATAATAGTACCGATAACAAACAGAAACGACAACAACCTCAACAGGCATAG
- a CDS encoding LytR/AlgR family response regulator transcription factor, with amino-acid sequence MEIFILEDDPPFARGLADQLGKWNHTVAFHARSYEEAVEWLANTQQLPDAAILDLCLGDEDNREGFDVAELLAEKYHVPFIFYSGLDDGSTARLVDQYEAEHFAKGDIRSLKNALIRIQARNKHTPKQTSYDTAHIRITDTENRGVELFIPIAKIVWIDTQAGNRASRIELRVTDGKKITSYKNGHTLSSFLEELDKEFPQLNLSNVFIRINKYTIINKHYISKRVSDEIYLGEKSFTIGDTYKEELKKYLPPKI; translated from the coding sequence ATGGAAATTTTTATATTGGAAGATGACCCGCCTTTTGCCCGCGGATTGGCCGACCAATTGGGAAAATGGAACCATACGGTAGCCTTTCATGCACGCAGCTACGAAGAAGCTGTAGAGTGGTTAGCAAACACGCAACAACTACCCGATGCGGCTATTCTGGACTTATGCCTTGGCGATGAAGACAACCGCGAAGGTTTTGACGTTGCCGAACTTTTGGCAGAAAAGTATCACGTACCTTTTATTTTCTACTCCGGGCTGGACGATGGCTCTACTGCCAGATTAGTTGATCAATACGAGGCCGAGCACTTTGCTAAAGGTGATATACGCAGCCTAAAAAACGCTTTGATACGCATACAAGCCCGTAACAAACACACACCTAAACAAACAAGCTACGACACAGCACACATCCGCATTACCGACACGGAAAACCGCGGCGTAGAGTTATTCATTCCTATAGCAAAGATTGTTTGGATAGATACGCAAGCCGGCAACAGGGCATCGCGTATTGAGCTGCGCGTTACTGACGGGAAGAAAATCACCTCCTACAAAAATGGGCATACTTTGAGCAGTTTCCTTGAAGAATTAGATAAGGAATTCCCACAACTGAACCTTTCTAACGTTTTTATCCGAATTAACAAATATACGATTATCAACAAGCATTACATCAGCAAGCGCGTGAGCGACGAAATATATCTGGGAGAAAAATCTTTTACTATTGGCGACACCTACAAGGAGGAACTCAAAAAATACCTGCCGCCCAAAATCTAA